A part of Ursus arctos isolate Adak ecotype North America chromosome X, UrsArc2.0, whole genome shotgun sequence genomic DNA contains:
- the LOC113248114 gene encoding late histone H2B.L4-like, producing the protein MAEPGCEPSSEESLGTEEPSAADPKNPKQKQPRRQCRRRRPDSFATYFPRVLKQVHEGLSLSKKAVSVMDSFVKDIFERIADEAARLARSTKGSNKHSTISSREIQTAVRLLLPGEIGKHAVSEATKAIIRYTLRQ; encoded by the coding sequence ATGGCTGAGCCTGGCTGTGAGCCCTCTTCTGAGGAAAGCCTGGGCACGGAGGAGCCCTCGGCAGCCGACCCAAAGAACCCGAAGCAAAAGCAGCCGAGGCGCCaatgccgccgccgccgccccgacAGTTTCGCCACCTACTTCCCCAGGGTTCTGAAGCAGGTGCACGAGGGCCTGAGCCTCTCGAAGAAGGCCGTGAGCGTCATGGATTCGTTCGTTAAGGACATCTTCGAGCGCATCGCCGACGAGGCCGCTCGTCTGGCTCGCTCCACCAAGGGCTCCAACAAGCACTCCACCATCAGCTCCAGGGAGATCCAGACAGCCGTGCGCCTGCTGCTGCCCGGGGAGATCGGCAAGCACGCCGTGTCCGAGGCCACCAAGGCCATCATCAGGTACACCTTACGCCAGTGA